In Apis mellifera strain DH4 linkage group LG3, Amel_HAv3.1, whole genome shotgun sequence, one DNA window encodes the following:
- the LOC408754 gene encoding TNF receptor-associated factor 4 isoform X2: MIIPRSIVPLLREQNFQDLEAEKAIMGSIVYCIHHKDGCKWSDELRKLKAHLNTCKHDAVPCSNKCGAMIPRVLMEDHLKYTCAQRRARCDFCAKEFTGHTLEKHTGTCGYEPLYCENKCGMKVQRRHLSQHKLGECAKRLVACRYCNKEFVFDTLGAHHAKCGRFPVACPHRCETAVLPREDLEVHLKDHCTTHLLSCTFKDAGCRFKGNRFSLDKHLEESAKMHLSLMCSVVTKQQHQITSLKSAISKLSLNYTGTLIWKITDYSAKMSEAKAKEGMELVSPPFYTSQYGYKLQASVFLNGNGTGEGSHISIYIKILPGEYDALLRWPFSHSVSFTIFDQTVVAEKACNIVESFIPDPTWKNFQRPSREPDSLGFGFPRFVSHEMVKKRHFVKDNTMFIRVKVDPSKIVAV; this comes from the exons ATGATTATTCCACGATCCATCGTTCCTCTGTTGAGGGAACAA AATTTCCAGGATCTGGAAGCAGAAAAGGCAATAATGGGATCCATTGTGTACTGTATACATCATAAGGACGGGTGCAAATGGTCGGACGAACTTCGGAAATTAAag GCTCACCTGAATACCTGCAAACACGACGCAGTCCCATGCAGCAATAAATGTGGCGCGATGATTCCGCGTGTACTGATGGAGGACCATTTGAAATACACTTGTGCCCAGCGGCGAGCACGCTGCGACTTCTGTGCCAAAGAATTCACCGGTCACACGCTCGAG AAACACACAGGAACGTGTGGTTACGAGCCGCTCTACTGCGAGAATAAATGCGGTATGAAGGTACAACGAAGGCATCTCAGTCAGCATAAGTTGGGCGAATGTGCGAAAAGACTGGTGGCATGTCGTTATTGTAACAAAGAGTTCGTTTTTGACACTCTTGGTGCTCATCACGCTAAGTGTGGTCGTTTTCCAGTCGCTTGTCCACATCGTTGTGAAACTGCTGTTTTACCAAGAGAAGATCTTGAAGTCCATTTGAAAGATCATTGCACTACACATCTCTTATCTTGTACTTTCAAAGATGCTGGTTGCCGTTTTAAG GGAAACAGATTCTCGTTGGACAAACATCTGGAAGAATCAGCAAAGATGCATTTAAGCTTGATGTGCAGTGTGGTAACGAAACAGCAGCACCAAATAACCAGTCTGAAATCTGCTATTAGTAAACTATCGTTAAACTATACAGGCACGCTTATATGGAAAATCACGGATTACAGTGCTAAAATGTCCGAAGCGAAAGCTAAGGAAGGAATGGAACTCGTCAGTCCTCCCTTTTACACTAGTCAATATGGTTACAAGCTAcag gcGTCAGTTTTCTTAAACGGAAACGGAACCGGCGAAGGAAgtcatatttcaatatacataAAGATTCTTCCCGGAGAGTATGACGCTCTGTTGCGATGGCCATTCTCCCATAGCGTGTCTTTCACCATATTCGATCAAACAGTAGTCGCAGAAAAAGCGTGCAATATTGTAGAAAGTTTTATACCAGATCCAACATGGAAGAACTTTCAAAGGCCCAGTCGTGAACCCGATTCCCTTGGTTTTGGTTTTCCTCGATTTGTTTCTCATGAAATGGTAAAGAAACGACATTTTGTCAAAGATAACACCATGTTCATCCGAGTAAAGGTCGATCCTAGTAAAATAGTAGCCgtttga
- the LOC408754 gene encoding TNF receptor-associated factor 4 isoform X3, with protein MDKAPIITDENFQDLEAEKAIMGSIVYCIHHKDGCKWSDELRKLKAHLNTCKHDAVPCSNKCGAMIPRVLMEDHLKYTCAQRRARCDFCAKEFTGHTLEKHTGTCGYEPLYCENKCGMKVQRRHLSQHKLGECAKRLVACRYCNKEFVFDTLGAHHAKCGRFPVACPHRCETAVLPREDLEVHLKDHCTTHLLSCTFKDAGCRFKGNRFSLDKHLEESAKMHLSLMCSVVTKQQHQITSLKSAISKLSLNYTGTLIWKITDYSAKMSEAKAKEGMELVSPPFYTSQYGYKLQASVFLNGNGTGEGSHISIYIKILPGEYDALLRWPFSHSVSFTIFDQTVVAEKACNIVESFIPDPTWKNFQRPSREPDSLGFGFPRFVSHEMVKKRHFVKDNTMFIRVKVDPSKIVAV; from the exons ATGGACAAGGCGCCGATTATTACCGATGAG AATTTCCAGGATCTGGAAGCAGAAAAGGCAATAATGGGATCCATTGTGTACTGTATACATCATAAGGACGGGTGCAAATGGTCGGACGAACTTCGGAAATTAAag GCTCACCTGAATACCTGCAAACACGACGCAGTCCCATGCAGCAATAAATGTGGCGCGATGATTCCGCGTGTACTGATGGAGGACCATTTGAAATACACTTGTGCCCAGCGGCGAGCACGCTGCGACTTCTGTGCCAAAGAATTCACCGGTCACACGCTCGAG AAACACACAGGAACGTGTGGTTACGAGCCGCTCTACTGCGAGAATAAATGCGGTATGAAGGTACAACGAAGGCATCTCAGTCAGCATAAGTTGGGCGAATGTGCGAAAAGACTGGTGGCATGTCGTTATTGTAACAAAGAGTTCGTTTTTGACACTCTTGGTGCTCATCACGCTAAGTGTGGTCGTTTTCCAGTCGCTTGTCCACATCGTTGTGAAACTGCTGTTTTACCAAGAGAAGATCTTGAAGTCCATTTGAAAGATCATTGCACTACACATCTCTTATCTTGTACTTTCAAAGATGCTGGTTGCCGTTTTAAG GGAAACAGATTCTCGTTGGACAAACATCTGGAAGAATCAGCAAAGATGCATTTAAGCTTGATGTGCAGTGTGGTAACGAAACAGCAGCACCAAATAACCAGTCTGAAATCTGCTATTAGTAAACTATCGTTAAACTATACAGGCACGCTTATATGGAAAATCACGGATTACAGTGCTAAAATGTCCGAAGCGAAAGCTAAGGAAGGAATGGAACTCGTCAGTCCTCCCTTTTACACTAGTCAATATGGTTACAAGCTAcag gcGTCAGTTTTCTTAAACGGAAACGGAACCGGCGAAGGAAgtcatatttcaatatacataAAGATTCTTCCCGGAGAGTATGACGCTCTGTTGCGATGGCCATTCTCCCATAGCGTGTCTTTCACCATATTCGATCAAACAGTAGTCGCAGAAAAAGCGTGCAATATTGTAGAAAGTTTTATACCAGATCCAACATGGAAGAACTTTCAAAGGCCCAGTCGTGAACCCGATTCCCTTGGTTTTGGTTTTCCTCGATTTGTTTCTCATGAAATGGTAAAGAAACGACATTTTGTCAAAGATAACACCATGTTCATCCGAGTAAAGGTCGATCCTAGTAAAATAGTAGCCgtttga
- the LOC408754 gene encoding TNF receptor-associated factor 4 isoform X1, whose amino-acid sequence MVRGLSQWTKTLSFPARVSPQRPAKESKGFHVSPSASPTSPPSPINDNMDKAPIITDENFQDLEAEKAIMGSIVYCIHHKDGCKWSDELRKLKAHLNTCKHDAVPCSNKCGAMIPRVLMEDHLKYTCAQRRARCDFCAKEFTGHTLEKHTGTCGYEPLYCENKCGMKVQRRHLSQHKLGECAKRLVACRYCNKEFVFDTLGAHHAKCGRFPVACPHRCETAVLPREDLEVHLKDHCTTHLLSCTFKDAGCRFKGNRFSLDKHLEESAKMHLSLMCSVVTKQQHQITSLKSAISKLSLNYTGTLIWKITDYSAKMSEAKAKEGMELVSPPFYTSQYGYKLQASVFLNGNGTGEGSHISIYIKILPGEYDALLRWPFSHSVSFTIFDQTVVAEKACNIVESFIPDPTWKNFQRPSREPDSLGFGFPRFVSHEMVKKRHFVKDNTMFIRVKVDPSKIVAV is encoded by the exons atggtGCGTGGTCTGTCGCAGTGGACGAAAACCTTGAGCTTCCCTGCGAGGGTGTCCCCCCAGAGGCCTGCCAAGGAGTCGAAAGGGTTTCATGTGAGCCCCAGTGCTAGTCCCACATCGCCACCCAGCCCTATCAACGACAACATGGACAAGGCGCCGATTATTACCGATGAG AATTTCCAGGATCTGGAAGCAGAAAAGGCAATAATGGGATCCATTGTGTACTGTATACATCATAAGGACGGGTGCAAATGGTCGGACGAACTTCGGAAATTAAag GCTCACCTGAATACCTGCAAACACGACGCAGTCCCATGCAGCAATAAATGTGGCGCGATGATTCCGCGTGTACTGATGGAGGACCATTTGAAATACACTTGTGCCCAGCGGCGAGCACGCTGCGACTTCTGTGCCAAAGAATTCACCGGTCACACGCTCGAG AAACACACAGGAACGTGTGGTTACGAGCCGCTCTACTGCGAGAATAAATGCGGTATGAAGGTACAACGAAGGCATCTCAGTCAGCATAAGTTGGGCGAATGTGCGAAAAGACTGGTGGCATGTCGTTATTGTAACAAAGAGTTCGTTTTTGACACTCTTGGTGCTCATCACGCTAAGTGTGGTCGTTTTCCAGTCGCTTGTCCACATCGTTGTGAAACTGCTGTTTTACCAAGAGAAGATCTTGAAGTCCATTTGAAAGATCATTGCACTACACATCTCTTATCTTGTACTTTCAAAGATGCTGGTTGCCGTTTTAAG GGAAACAGATTCTCGTTGGACAAACATCTGGAAGAATCAGCAAAGATGCATTTAAGCTTGATGTGCAGTGTGGTAACGAAACAGCAGCACCAAATAACCAGTCTGAAATCTGCTATTAGTAAACTATCGTTAAACTATACAGGCACGCTTATATGGAAAATCACGGATTACAGTGCTAAAATGTCCGAAGCGAAAGCTAAGGAAGGAATGGAACTCGTCAGTCCTCCCTTTTACACTAGTCAATATGGTTACAAGCTAcag gcGTCAGTTTTCTTAAACGGAAACGGAACCGGCGAAGGAAgtcatatttcaatatacataAAGATTCTTCCCGGAGAGTATGACGCTCTGTTGCGATGGCCATTCTCCCATAGCGTGTCTTTCACCATATTCGATCAAACAGTAGTCGCAGAAAAAGCGTGCAATATTGTAGAAAGTTTTATACCAGATCCAACATGGAAGAACTTTCAAAGGCCCAGTCGTGAACCCGATTCCCTTGGTTTTGGTTTTCCTCGATTTGTTTCTCATGAAATGGTAAAGAAACGACATTTTGTCAAAGATAACACCATGTTCATCCGAGTAAAGGTCGATCCTAGTAAAATAGTAGCCgtttga
- the LOC408754 gene encoding TNF receptor-associated factor 4 isoform X4: protein MGSIVYCIHHKDGCKWSDELRKLKAHLNTCKHDAVPCSNKCGAMIPRVLMEDHLKYTCAQRRARCDFCAKEFTGHTLEKHTGTCGYEPLYCENKCGMKVQRRHLSQHKLGECAKRLVACRYCNKEFVFDTLGAHHAKCGRFPVACPHRCETAVLPREDLEVHLKDHCTTHLLSCTFKDAGCRFKGNRFSLDKHLEESAKMHLSLMCSVVTKQQHQITSLKSAISKLSLNYTGTLIWKITDYSAKMSEAKAKEGMELVSPPFYTSQYGYKLQASVFLNGNGTGEGSHISIYIKILPGEYDALLRWPFSHSVSFTIFDQTVVAEKACNIVESFIPDPTWKNFQRPSREPDSLGFGFPRFVSHEMVKKRHFVKDNTMFIRVKVDPSKIVAV, encoded by the exons ATGGGATCCATTGTGTACTGTATACATCATAAGGACGGGTGCAAATGGTCGGACGAACTTCGGAAATTAAag GCTCACCTGAATACCTGCAAACACGACGCAGTCCCATGCAGCAATAAATGTGGCGCGATGATTCCGCGTGTACTGATGGAGGACCATTTGAAATACACTTGTGCCCAGCGGCGAGCACGCTGCGACTTCTGTGCCAAAGAATTCACCGGTCACACGCTCGAG AAACACACAGGAACGTGTGGTTACGAGCCGCTCTACTGCGAGAATAAATGCGGTATGAAGGTACAACGAAGGCATCTCAGTCAGCATAAGTTGGGCGAATGTGCGAAAAGACTGGTGGCATGTCGTTATTGTAACAAAGAGTTCGTTTTTGACACTCTTGGTGCTCATCACGCTAAGTGTGGTCGTTTTCCAGTCGCTTGTCCACATCGTTGTGAAACTGCTGTTTTACCAAGAGAAGATCTTGAAGTCCATTTGAAAGATCATTGCACTACACATCTCTTATCTTGTACTTTCAAAGATGCTGGTTGCCGTTTTAAG GGAAACAGATTCTCGTTGGACAAACATCTGGAAGAATCAGCAAAGATGCATTTAAGCTTGATGTGCAGTGTGGTAACGAAACAGCAGCACCAAATAACCAGTCTGAAATCTGCTATTAGTAAACTATCGTTAAACTATACAGGCACGCTTATATGGAAAATCACGGATTACAGTGCTAAAATGTCCGAAGCGAAAGCTAAGGAAGGAATGGAACTCGTCAGTCCTCCCTTTTACACTAGTCAATATGGTTACAAGCTAcag gcGTCAGTTTTCTTAAACGGAAACGGAACCGGCGAAGGAAgtcatatttcaatatacataAAGATTCTTCCCGGAGAGTATGACGCTCTGTTGCGATGGCCATTCTCCCATAGCGTGTCTTTCACCATATTCGATCAAACAGTAGTCGCAGAAAAAGCGTGCAATATTGTAGAAAGTTTTATACCAGATCCAACATGGAAGAACTTTCAAAGGCCCAGTCGTGAACCCGATTCCCTTGGTTTTGGTTTTCCTCGATTTGTTTCTCATGAAATGGTAAAGAAACGACATTTTGTCAAAGATAACACCATGTTCATCCGAGTAAAGGTCGATCCTAGTAAAATAGTAGCCgtttga